The Aedes albopictus strain Foshan chromosome 1, AalbF5, whole genome shotgun sequence genomic interval GCCGATCGAAGAGATTTGGGTGTCCTCGTTGGTTCAACCGTTTCCATTGGCTTGCTGCTCACAGTTTCGAACACGTTGACTTGATGCTGCAAAAATTGAATCAACTGCTGAAATTTAATAATGTTATTTGCTTCCGCATGCTCATCCCAATTGTGTCTTGTGTGCGTCACCGAAACATTCGCTGTCTGTCCACAATCCATTTCTGGAGAATGGTAAGGGATTGCAATTGCCAAAGTTATGCGTTGGAAGTGCGTTCCTCAGCACTAAAGTCCCCAAATATTTCGTGCCCGTTTTGAGCAGGCCTTTAGATTTAACCCACATTTCATGGCTCtttcgtgacataatttgtgaatCACCCCTTATTATTGCTGTTCTacagatgaataagccgctcATAAGCTTGATTTTGAAAGTTTTGGCTAATAATAAGGAATAAGCTGTTATCCAGCTGACACTGTTATTTTTGCACTGCCAGATCGTCATCAACTGTCAATTTTGATGTGCTCCTTCCTCGTGGCTGTTGTCGTTTGGTATGCCTGCCAGGAAGTTTTCTTCTCGCTGAATGCGAAGTTCTATGCTGCGCACCATTGACAGTTAAAATCTCCACACATCGCTCCGAtccatgctttcctgcatacCAGCAATCACCAGTGGGGCACCGtgcacgtcaaccacgaataaatTTATCGTAGTCCACATGATTTTAACATGTTTggaaaattgacacttttgggcactctgacagatctgggatgtgcacgacatGCTCGAATTAGTCATcaagtcattaccataagttattacctGAGTTATTCCTGAGATATACAAGGAAACTGATGACGCCTCACAACACTAGGTTTACGTCTCATCGAAGTTCGGAAGTCGGAAAACATTCGTAAATACAACATTTTAATAAATCCATAAACTCATTTCTTGTATGTAAGATGTATGCTGTTATCTTGGTATGGATTATGATTATGGTCCCACGGCCGAAGCGAAGAGAGACTGGTGAATGAGTCAAGGTCACTGTGGTACTAGAGAGAAGTAAAATAGAAAATCTCATACCTTCAAGCTTACAATCAATTATGATTTGATATTTTTAATCGGTAAAAAGGACAGCACTCCCAATCCTAGTTTTATTAGACCGCCCAATGCTCCGCTGCCTAAGCGACTGTCAAAAAAGCGAAGGAAAAGTAAAAGCAGAAGTACGGAAAACTTGATCTAGAGATGGGAGAGTCAGTCGATTGACGGATGCGGACAGCATCGGACGGCAGCAACATTATTCACCTTCTCCGAAATTTCACTCACTAGGAGAAAGCACATTGCGTCGCTTTCGatactagcgtgcgcagggttcttccttagggggggggggggggggggcactacaatgatggtgcaatatatgatcatggtgcaaaatagaatcatggtgttATACGCAATATGAATTTCCaagaaggggtttcaacatgctgtgCTAACATCGTCAAGAACTTCAAATTTGTATTTTGAAGAAAGCTTCGAattgtgatgatttcaaggcaatgcgaaacttgaatatgaagtcattatctcttataaaattttataaacgtatcaaatacaatggaaaaaatcaagaaagaagaaagaaagaatttcaatcttGGACAATTAGTGCTACTAGAATTGGAGAAGACTCCATTGAATTCTAGATAGAACAATctcgatcggaatccttgttgcaatctacagacactcctctaaggattcgtacatgaatttcatcaggaattgctccaaaagtacttccaggagttcctccagaaatgctttcagggatttcttccaggaattcctccagaaaatcctaaaggaattttcccgaaactattcctggaattcctccagggtatcctccacggattcttccaaagtttctccaggttttttttcagaaatattttcagaagttcctccactaatttcttcaggaagcctcatatatttctacagaaatccctcaaataattccttcaggaatttatccagtaaacactccaagaattcctcctgaaatttcttccaggatttttttaggaatgtaTGCCACAATTCCTCCggtatatcctccagggattcctctagggattgcttcacggattcctccagaaaaacttaaaggaatttctcacggaactcatcaaggaattcctcgagaaattccactaagaatttctgccagaattccccggtaatgtctcccggaattcttgcaggaattcctcgaagatttccggcaggaattcctccacggattcctccaggaatttatccaggaaattttccaggttttttttttcaggaattcctccattaatgaatttcttcagaaattcctcaaaaaaatcatccagaaattcctccaggagttctttcagaaattcttctaggagttccttcagaccttccaccagtaatttcttcaggaagtctcacatatttcttcagatattcctcaaataattcctccagaaattcctccagtgaatactccaagaattcctccagagcttcctcctgaaatttcttctagaaaaaaacctttaaggaatgtctgccagaattcctttaatatttcctgcaggtattcatctagaaattctccacggattcctccagaaaatcctaaaggaatttctcccggaactcttccaggaattaagggatgaaccagcctagggctgaaaatctctataataaagtaataataataataataattccaggaattcctcgaaaaattccgcgagaaattcctccagggaatcctcaacacattcctccaggaatttcttcaggaactccaccatggattcattaatgaatttcttcagaaattcttcaaaaacatcctccaggtattcctccagaaattcttccaagatgcctccagggatttcttccaggaattcctcgacggattcctccagaaaccataaaggaatttctcccagaactcttcctggcattcatccaggaatttctccagtaatttcttcagatttcctccaggatttcattcaggaatttctctagaatatcctctagaaatttctgccagaattattccagagaatcctaagagaatgttttcctgaactcttcgaagaattcctccagaaactctacgaggaattcctccagggtgtcCTCCATGGGATCCTCAACgaatttattcagtttttttccaggaatttcttcaggaagatattcagttatgaatttcttcagaaatttcttttaaaaatccaccagaaattccgtcggtaatcctctaggagttccttcagacattcctccagaaatttcccctggaagcctcatatattttttccagaatttccacaaataatttcaacaggcaatcctccagagattccacctgaaatttcttccagtaaaaatcctctaggaatgtctgcccgAATTTCTCCAATAtattctcgagggattcctccaggaaatgcttcacggattcctcctgaaaattctaaaggaattcctcctggaactcttccaggaattccttctggaattcctcgagaagttcctccagggaNNNNNNNNNNNNNNNNNNNNNNNNNNNNNNNNNNNNNNNNNNNNNNNNNNNNNNNNNNNNNNNNNNNNNNNNNNNNNNNNNNNNNNNNNNNNNNNNNNNNNNNNNNNNNNNNNNNNNNNNNNNNNNNNNNNNNNNNNNNNNNNNNNNNNNNNNNNNNNNNNNNNNNNNNNNNNNNNNNNNNNNNNNNNNNNNNNNNNNNNNNNNNNNNNNNNNNNNNNNNNNNNNNNNNNNNNNNNNNNNNNNNNNNNNNNNNNNNNNNNNNNNNNNNNNNNNNNNNNNNNNNNNNNNNNNNNNNNNNNNNNNNNNNNNNNNNNNNNNNNNNNNNNNNNNNNNNNNNNNNNNNNNNNNNNNNNNNNNNNNNNNNNNNNNNNNNNNNNNNNNNNNNNNNNNNNNNNNNNNNNNNNNNNNNNNNNNNNNNNNNNNNNNNNNNNNNNNNNNNNNNNNNNNNNNNNNNNNNNNNNNNNNNNNNNNNNNNNNNNNNNNNNNNNNNNNNNNNNNNNaacgagatttttagccctaggctagttcatctcgggacccacgctttactccccttccgaaggaagaactcacattttgcgagtttgtcgggagtgggattcgatcccaggtcctcggcgtgatagtcaagtgttctaaccatgggagcggatctggtgtgatggttagaacacttgactatcacgccgaggacctgggatcgaatcccactcccgacatactcgcaaaatgcgagttcttccttcggaagggaagtaaagcgtgggtcccgagatgaactagcctagggctaaaaatctcgttaatacagataaaaaaaaaaaaaaaaaaaaaaagtgttctaaccatcacaccaggtccgctccactagcaGTTCCCTCTGCTGAGCCCCCACTACGCCTATGTTCACTTCGCATGAGCTATCCATGAGCCTGGAGCTCGGTCTCCTCCCGGTGCCAAAGCTGGTAAGTCCACACTGGTGTatggatatggttcgcttagaaAACAATCCTTTGCTCCCATTTAggagtcggcagccgtctagttagaTGACAGGTGACTACTGCGTACTTTTCCTCTATGATTAAATTTTAGAAGCGATCTTCGGTAGGACTAGCCTCATCGCTATGACCTGTCGACCTGTGTGACCATGGTAGACTGGCTTCAACGATCTTCCAGCACTTTGACGGTTAAATCGCGTATCTTTACGGATGCTTGAAAAGGAAGTGTGCGAGAGACAGCCTGTTCGACACGAAGCAAGACAAAGAAAAGCTGGTGTGATCGAGATCCTCGATGGACGTCGATTACCTGAAGGCCGAGGATACTGATTAGCTGTTGGATGACTATAGACGAGAGCCTATTTAGTAGGAGCGCGTACCTACCTTTGTGTTGTGGCTAGACCGGATATCGTTACAAGCATTCTGGTTGATTTTGGGGTCGAAGTTCTGTTCGCCGACTGAGAAGAATTGGAGCACAGCAAAGCGATTGCTGtattgtgcagcctctggctgaagacggtgtagtgtctttttttttcattaatcgAAGGGTACTCAAGACTACGGCACGCAACTAGGAGGAGATCAAATGCAGATCCTGGCTGGTTACTCCTATAGGACAGAtaggcgaagtactagatttgtagtaatgatctgaattttagtatggtgagaaggtcaattctccgtttctgcaatgaaatggtgcaaaaagcgtgggtattatgattccttgcctaatttgatgctgtttgagcaaaactttggataactatgttgtttatgttgcaagaaatggagaaaacaacaacactgttacccaaagttttgctcaaacagcatcaaattaggcaagtaatcataatacccacgctttttgcaccatttcattgcagaaacggagaatcgaccttctcaccatactaaaattcagctcattactacaaatctagtactacaccgaacgtgccccattccgaTAGGACAAGCGATATGGGTACCAGAATATCGACTTCAGGCTTCATTTTCCTGTACGCTGGTGGCCTTTTTTAAGGCCATGCAGAATACAATGTCGCATTAAGGACTATAAAGGCCAAGCACGTGTTGCAAGTACGTGGTCATCAAACTGAGGCAGCTGCTTTACGTGGTCTGAGAGGGACAGGTGAAGTCTTCAATGATCATGCAGGACAACCCTATCTGAGATTCGTAGGAAGCGAGAAGAAGAATCGTTGGTCAAAACATATCAACACGAAGCAGCGGTTCGTGTGCCTTGAAAAGGAAATAGGACCAAGGAGATGCTGGCAGACGTGTTCACAAACTCAGCAGGTCTGCTGAAGCATAAGTGGTGATGTGAGCTGCTGAGGAGAAAGTTCAAATGAAGTTTTTCCACAGGAAGGAGAGGTATTGAGAGTGCACTGTTACACTACTCCACATCAGCGCACACTCCGGTGCACCGTGCATGCAGACTTCTTCTCCACCACCCAAATTGAACCCATCTCAGTTGACTCATCCAAAATCGACAGTTCGAAATTGAATACACTAGACACTAGGGACTAGAGCCACTTTTCATGCATGTTATTTTTGTGCACTATGAATTTATGCATCTTTTTCTGTCCTGCTCAAAAAGAGGAAAAGCTACTCAGAATCAACATTGTGCATACgaaaatttaataatgacggttgGGGAATTCAGGCATTTTTGACAGACCGTTACGCGAATACATTTTGGACATTTACtgcaaaatcaaatggaagtgtccaaattatatacgcgTAACAgtctgtccaaattacctgaatctCCCTAACTATTGCAAGGGCGGCCAGGGGGTGTTTAAAGGGGATAGCAGAAAAAGTtagcaggggcgtttcaagagtcctaaggggtttcagaggggtaccaggagatttcaggggggttttcgggggtcggAGGGGGTATTCGAAAGCATtgcaatttcagaggattttcgtcgGGTTACAAGTAAGTTACAAGCACGTTATCGGAGGATTCCGAGGGTTCCAAacgcattacatggggtccgagtagatattaaggaggtttcagaggtatttcaggaggtctcagaggcgaAACCTCTTAATTCGGAGGGTcaaaggtgcgttacatagggtccgaacggggttttaaggggattgtagaggcatttcaggaagttgcgataattttcagcaaaactttgcgtTACGGAGTTGTGTTCGGTGTTTcgaagcgtctcaggtgcgttacatgggctccaaggggttttaggggaatctttgaggcatttcagaacgtttcacagcatttttttcaggactcagaggcgttacggactgcctcaggtgcgttacattgggttcatgtgggttttagggggatttcagaggaatttcaggaaacttCAGAGGACTTTCAGTGACCTCATCACAATATCTTTTCAAACGACCCCGAAATGCCCTATGATTTAAGGCGTTCTTGGAACCCCCTTATTCGACCCtgatctgaaatgccttgaaacgcccctgaaaccttcgtAGTCCCATTGACACGcaattgaaatcatcataatcaagtTGAAATGCCTTTTCAACCCTTTCAGACGCCTTCAATATGCTCCAGAAACtatgtgaaacgcacctgaaaaccccttgaaacgcctttgaaatggTATTTAATGCCCCTAAAACATGTGGGAACGCTCTAAAAAGGTCCTGAAATCGCCTGAAACTCTCTaaaattactctgaaatgccttgaatctcccctcaaaccccttgtagcgtcctttaaaggctcctgagatctccGGAACTGCCCTTACAGCCccttgaaatgtctctgaaaccctctgaatactattgaaatacccctgaactcCCTGTAATCCTTTTAATTGCCAACAAAACCTGGCAGAACGCCCTCAAAaggctcctctctctctctctctctctctctcttcttggcgtaacgccctcattgagacaaagcctgcttctcagcttagtgttcaatgagcacttccacagttattaactgagagcttcctctgccaatgaccattttgcatgcgtatatcgtgtggcaggcacgaagatactctatgcccaaggaagtcaaggaaatttcctttacgaaaagatcctggaccgacagagaatcgaatccgtcaccctcagcatgatcatgctgaatacccgtgcgtttaccgcctcggctatatgggccccaaaaggctcctgaaacccctcaaaCAACTCCCCGAAACGCCCATGAAGCCTTTTGGAATCCCCTTTTTGAGTTGTCCAGGAACTTTCCCGAAACcctcttagccccacctcatATTCCCAGGAGCAAGACATGTTCTCGCGATCTTGATTCCCTTATTAAAACCCAAACCTAATTTATGGACAAtatgctttttttttaatttttaataccatgtgcataaaaagaggttccagtgtagtaGAAAGCAATTCGCACGCGTTTTTTGTACCATCATTCCTATCACGGTTTTCTCGGGAATTTCGCGTTGGCTCTAGATACAACTATCATCATATGTAAGTGAAGTGTGTAATGGGATTAGTAAAATGCGAGCAGTGAATAGTGACGAATGTGGATCGCTCAGGAATGAGTATAAGGAATGAGCAGATATTCCTGAGTTTTGAGCTGCGAAACGAGAAGAGTGAGATGTATGCAATGCGGAGTGAGGAATGAGCTGTGAACAATAAGCAGTGTAAAGTGAGAAGTGAGCACTAAGGTATAATCAGTAAGAAGAGCGAGGCAGTGAGAAGTGAACGGGGAAGAGGGAGTGTATAGTGAAAAGTGAAGAATGAGAAATGAGCAGGGAAGAATGACAAGAAAGCTGTAAGGAATGGGCAGTGAAGTAGTGAGGAGTGAGCTTTTATGAATGAAGGGTAGGAAGTGAGTAAAAAGTAATCGGTGAGAAATGAAGAAGGAGAAGTAAGAAGTGTGCAAGCAATAAAGCGTAAAATAAGAAGTAAGCAGTGAGTAATTAAAAATCAAGAACAAAGAAGTCAATGTTTAGGAGTAGACCGGCGGTGATATCCTTCATTTCAATACCTAACACAAACGAACGGACATCTTTACATTGAAGAATAGCATAGCTGTATACGATATTGTGCGCAAGTTTAGAACGACCAACATGTTTTATTTTTGATTGAGTGTAATCAGAAAGACAAAGAAAAAATGTTCCGGTTTAGAGGGCAGAATTAAGAGGTACAAAACTGTTATACTCATTTAAGGAGGGTATTCTGCTTCAAGGGTTTAAATAGTAGCTTCAAGACAAACATGTGCTGCATGCAACAAACGAGGGAACAGATCCTCTACCTTCGTTCGTTGGCTGGAACTGCAACTAAATTAGGTTCAATCGTGGTACGATTTTCTACAAATTTTGACCTTAGGGTTTTAACTACCATCTATTGCAATCTGAGCCAAATCGAGTGTGACAAACCACCGTGCTGAACGAAAGACGGAAGGTCATCTAATTTCTTATGTATTTGTCCTTGTAATTTCAACTCATTTGTGCCAGCTCAGTTTTTaatcgattgagctgaatcttttatAGATTGTTCTCCTCATCAAAAGACACAATTCTAGAAGGTGCCCCGTGGAACTTTTCAACATTTATGTATTTGGGCTAATCTAGTTGGGAGTATTTAGGAAATGTCCGTGAGAAGTGATCAGTGAGGAGTGAGAAGAGAGGAGGAGGAAGAAATCAGTGTGGAGTGAagagtgaagagtgagaagtgagaagATAAAAGTAAGCAGTGAGACCTGAGCAATGAGGAATGAGCAATTACTGGAGTAGAACTAGTGAGAAGTAAGTAGTAGGAATCGGTAATGAGAAAAGAGTGAGCAATGAAGAACGAGAGATAAGGAGTGAGTGATAAGTGAAGAAAAGAGAGAAAATAGAATGCATGAAAAAGTAAGAGCAAGGAGGAAAAGTCAGATGTGAGGAGTATGCAGTGACGAATGCGAGATGAAAAATGAAGAGTGGGGAGTGTGAAGCAATGAAGAGTGAAAAGTTATAAGAAGTAAGAAGTTACCAACCAGTAACTCTGTGCAATTTATCACGGGacaatttatatatatatatatttttttttacttaatcatttatttaaggctcatgcgccaacaggcataacggagccgaatccagttaaaactatttacaatttcatgtttttgtcttatagactatgttagttttgggaaaccgaaaaactcgcggtttggtcgaggttaaggggaacaaaaatatttgaggaatggatagggtgatggggcttttcattgacacgtgacagcttggtgtggcgtattgctgctggtcaaacgtagagtggacatacaacctgtaacgatacatacagacgattttcgaagggacacgaggtggacatgtggagcaacaagactgggatatcaaataaagacacgaggtggacaagtggaacaacaagacggggaggGGACAATTTATAGCATGAAACATGAGACAGCTTatgctaaaaaaaaaacatggtaaaGATTATGCTAAAGAAATTATGAAAATCGCTTTATTTATCGGCCTggtttttctttaaaaagtttaagggaatcgaatgttTATGACAGTGAAATATCTATTCTAAAGATATTCTGACgaattcatctattttttttatttcacttgTTTGCTGTTTTgggaacatgggacaactttgTTGCACATGGCAGTTGGTTATAATAAGTTTTTATTATAGTTGTTTTTCAACAACAAACCGTTAACTAGAATGTGCCATAAACCTTGGAATGTTCGTAAGCACTTCATTGGCAACACCTATGTGATAAACTGGAATTAAGCTTTTGACTAAGTCAACCACAACTTCAAGGTCTGCCTGGAGCCTGAAAAGCGTTAATAGTATATAATTATCTTTCAATTCAAGCTTCCTTATTCAGCACCCCATGGTATTCAAACACGCTCGCTGCATTCCATGCAATTTTCGGTCACTTGTCGCATTAATCAGAAATTAATCAGGCTACGCTACGAACCTGTTTCCAAGAATCCTGCTCTTATTACCTCGCTCGCAAGTCACAGTCATCGGTCTGTGACCCTCGCAAACCGTGCTTGTTTTTCGACCTTCCACACATCTCACTGGTCGCGCGCGGTTTGTCCACGTTAACGCAGTCCAGGAGAATAATTTGATCGACGACCCACAACGACGATGTGGGTCCATAAAATTAACGCCCAAATGGGGCCATTGCATGATCTGTGATTACTTTCCGGCGATAAAATACCCGTGATGGTAACTCCATTTGCCGgtgattttatgactctgcgaGCAGCTGCCAATGACTTCAATCGAGTGGCGATGGTGGTGGTGCACTGCTTCGATTAAGATCCAGTTTGCCAAAGTGGCTAATGAGATTGGACAAACGACGACGATCATTAGAGAGAACTGGCTGCTGCCTGCCGCCTTGTGATCTGGGCATGCGTGATCTACTGGGGTAGAACTGGTTGTGGCTGTGGGGGAAAGTCATCTGGACGAGACAGACAGACACGTAAACGCATTTCGTAACAAACATCTTACTTTATTCGACTTGAGTTGGTTCGTTCGATCTTAGATACTTAAACTTAAGACACTTGACGAGAGTACTGCACTTTTACACTGACAAATAATTTACCTAAATTTCTCTAAAACGAAAACTGTGCGGCTAGTCCGCAGTATCGGGGGTGGTGGGTTCTACTAGTACAGCTGCTGCTTCCAGGCTTCGGGCTTCTTGGGGCCAGCTCCCCAGTACCGGCGGTGCTCTCCGCCGCCGTAGTATCCGTGATCGTGGCCGTAGTCATGACCGCCATGGTCATGACCACCGTGGTAGTGTCCTCCGTGGCCGAAGTGGTAGTCGGCTTGGCCGTTTCCGTGCGATTGGTACTCCACGTTGTGGTACTTGTTGAAGTGATATGCCTTCGCGGTCGTCGGATATTCCTGGGTTGTGTACATGTGGGATGTGGGGTGATCGTACGCTGCCGGGGCGGATGTGTACTTGGTCACTGGGGCAACGGTCGGGGCGTAGGAGGTTGGGGTGTAGCTGATGGGCTGGCTGTAGCCGGCTGGGAGCAGGGTGGTTCCTGGGTAGGTCGTCAAATCGGATCCACCGAATTTGGATTGGATGGCACCTGGTCGGAGCGATGGAGCGACGTCGCAGACGGTTCCAGAGACCAGGGTGCTCAGAGGAGCGGTGAAGATGCGGAAGTTAACATCGCTGTAGTCCAGCTCGGCGATGAGGAACACAGGCATACGGTCGGAGATGACCCAGACGTTTTCTTCGAAATCGATCTTGACGTCAGCAGGGAAGACCAGTTCGACATCGTCGCGGTCAACGATTCCGTGGTTCTCGGGGCTGTAAGGCAGCGACGAATGCCAGCATCCGACGGCGTTCTGGTCGATCAGGTTGAACAGTTGCAGTCCGGTCTCGCTCATCACTCGGGATGTAGTGTGGCTGTTGGGTCCTCGTTCCTTCAGATAGGTGAACTTGTGGAAGCTCTCTTCAGCGCCTTCTTCATCGCGGAGGACCTGAGTGGAGACCATGAATTCACGGTGGCTAGCCAGTGGCGAGAAGTACATGGTACGGAAACCGTCGGCTTGCATTGGGGACAGCGACATTCCGAAGATACCTTCCTCACCCCATTGGAAGTTCAGACCGGCGACGTTGAAGTCTCCACGCAGAGGATCCGGGAAGAAGAAGCTGTGCTCGAACCGCCAGGACTTGTTCTTCTCAAACGAGTAGGCAATCAATCCGTAGCCCAGTTCGTCGGACATGTAGGCAAAGGTGTCGTCGCAGCTGCGTCCCATGTCGATGGCAATGTTGGCGATGAAGGTGTTCTGGTTGGTGTCTTCAGCGCGCAGTTCGTATCGTCGCAGACGGGTGTTGGTCTTGAGGTCAAAGATGTTCAGCGCGTACGGGCACAGCTGCTGGGTGGTGTTTCCGATTCCAACGGTACCGGTGTCCAGAACCCAGAGGCGTCCGCACTTGTCAGCCTTGATACGGTACACGGTCGACAGACCGTTCTGACAGTCTCCGGCCACGTTGTTGGCCCAGCTTGGATACGGGATCAGCGGGGGCGATCCCGACGGCGTCTGATTCATGTCGATGTAGTTCAGGGTAGATGGGATACCTGCGCGAAGAGAAGAAGCAAACACCAATTAATCAAACAGGAAATAACCTTTCAAATGAATCGAATCAATAAAAAAGTTGGCACGTCAATCGTCGTCGACCCCCAGCACTAATCGAATCCATTATCCAATCAAGCAGATCCGAAAGCTGCGTAACGACCTTGAACTTGGCCGC includes:
- the LOC109402083 gene encoding protein yellow; translation: MWKSVVCVALIGAFGAVSGTSKLQERYSWRQLDFVFPNQQLKQQALASGDYVPTNGLPVGIERWENKLFVSVPRWKDGIPSTLNYIDMNQTPSGSPPLIPYPSWANNVAGDCQNGLSTVYRIKADKCGRLWVLDTGTVGIGNTTQQLCPYALNIFDLKTNTRLRRYELRAEDTNQNTFIANIAIDMGRSCDDTFAYMSDELGYGLIAYSFEKNKSWRFEHSFFFPDPLRGDFNVAGLNFQWGEEGIFGMSLSPMQADGFRTMYFSPLASHREFMVSTQVLRDEEGAEESFHKFTYLKERGPNSHTTSRVMSETGLQLFNLIDQNAVGCWHSSLPYSPENHGIVDRDDVELVFPADVKIDFEENVWVISDRMPVFLIAELDYSDVNFRIFTAPLSTLVSGTVCDVAPSLRPGAIQSKFGGSDLTTYPGTTLLPAGYSQPISYTPTSYAPTVAPVTKYTSAPAAYDHPTSHMYTTQEYPTTAKAYHFNKYHNVEYQSHGNGQADYHFGHGGHYHGGHDHGGHDYGHDHGYYGGGEHRRYWGAGPKKPEAWKQQLY